A section of the Kribbella sp. HUAS MG21 genome encodes:
- a CDS encoding PLP-dependent aminotransferase family protein, giving the protein MWRAGDLEAADGTKTEQVEGLVLRRIERGDLSIGSRLPSERVLAERLGVSRVTVVRALENLRRDGVLETRRGSGTVVRPLDRLLDPVAPASTVTAGDRPVLDLRFATTAAPHDVAEAAAQIVADGLPQAMGGDGPPPGGSQELRAALADRLTAEGVPTELEQLTLTVGAAAGLNAALAGLDLGPGVAITETPTYPAAFDLLRKHRLDVAGWPAGVWDTDQLAHLCRRHRPKVIYLQADNHNPTGLSLPADRRQAVVEIARRYGAALISDETMRPLWLANGEQAEPLSRYSRTVSVGSLSKTVWGGLRVGWVRTGKQLRRRINTAAQLSVASPSALDDLLARAIVPKLDKVIGRRRTRLRANLNALESGLRTLDGVAWPTPTGGMTLWLELTETRARRVLDAAREQGLLLGAGDLFTPDATDRRHIRIPFTAPPATLRLVVTRLGEAIQSS; this is encoded by the coding sequence ATGTGGCGGGCGGGGGATCTCGAGGCGGCGGACGGGACCAAGACCGAGCAGGTCGAAGGGCTGGTGCTGCGCCGGATCGAGCGCGGCGACCTGTCGATCGGGTCGCGGTTGCCGTCGGAGCGGGTGCTGGCCGAGCGGCTCGGCGTCAGCCGGGTGACCGTCGTGCGCGCACTCGAGAACCTGCGGCGGGACGGCGTACTGGAGACCAGGCGCGGGTCCGGGACCGTAGTACGCCCGCTCGACCGGCTACTGGACCCTGTGGCCCCGGCGTCGACCGTGACGGCAGGGGACCGGCCGGTGCTGGACCTGCGGTTCGCGACAACAGCCGCGCCGCATGACGTGGCTGAAGCCGCAGCGCAGATCGTGGCGGACGGACTGCCACAGGCCATGGGAGGCGACGGTCCACCGCCAGGCGGCTCGCAGGAGCTCAGAGCGGCGCTGGCCGACCGCCTCACCGCGGAAGGCGTGCCGACCGAGCTGGAGCAGTTGACGCTGACAGTAGGCGCAGCAGCCGGGCTGAACGCCGCCCTGGCCGGTCTGGACCTCGGACCGGGCGTAGCGATCACCGAGACGCCGACGTACCCGGCTGCCTTCGACCTGCTCCGCAAGCACCGGCTGGACGTCGCCGGCTGGCCCGCAGGTGTCTGGGACACCGATCAGCTCGCCCACCTCTGCCGACGGCACCGCCCGAAGGTCATCTACCTGCAGGCCGACAACCACAACCCCACCGGCCTCAGCCTGCCCGCCGACCGTAGGCAAGCCGTCGTGGAGATAGCACGCAGGTACGGCGCTGCGCTGATCAGTGACGAGACCATGCGGCCGCTGTGGCTGGCGAACGGCGAGCAGGCCGAGCCCCTGAGCCGCTATTCCAGGACCGTCAGCGTGGGGTCGCTGTCCAAGACCGTCTGGGGTGGGCTGCGCGTCGGCTGGGTGCGGACCGGCAAGCAGTTGCGCAGGCGGATCAACACCGCGGCTCAGCTCAGCGTCGCGTCGCCCAGCGCGCTCGACGACCTCCTGGCGCGGGCGATCGTGCCGAAGCTCGACAAGGTCATCGGCCGCCGCCGGACCAGGCTGCGCGCCAACCTCAACGCCTTGGAGTCCGGACTGCGGACGCTTGACGGTGTGGCCTGGCCCACGCCGACCGGCGGTATGACGCTGTGGCTGGAGCTGACCGAGACCAGGGCCCGCCGGGTCCTGGACGCGGCCCGCGAGCAGGGCCTGCTGCTCGGCGCCGGTGACCTGTTCACGCCGGACGCCACCGACCGCCGGCACATCCGGATCCCGTTCACCGCTCCGCCGGCCACGCTGCGGCTCGTGGTGACCCGGCTCGGTGAGGCGATTCAGTCCAGTTGA